In Leptospira bouyouniensis, the following proteins share a genomic window:
- a CDS encoding 2Fe-2S iron-sulfur cluster-binding protein, which yields MVKIKIDGVEYEVDEKKNLIDATKEVGVEIPYFCYHPALSIVGMCRMCLIEIEGVPRLQAACNTPVKEGMGIITKSDRVKEARAGTMEFLLANHPLDCPVCDKAGECRLQDNAFGSGTGHSRFEFEKRNIPQEEIGTNLIINHNRCIVCYRCVRFEEEKVGESNLGLFERGNHSIIGLAKSEPIAHNYQGALADICPVGALLNNKTLFKSRVWWYKSHKSVCHGCSTGCNVTTNVRDNKMYRYMVRENFEQGMFFLCDKGRFDIDWMNENRLFSYLENGKNSTSQVVVSKIVDRLKEAKSIAVLGGAHESNETLEALKQNLQTLSRELGGKSIQWETRVTDAQNKETEQVDFLLTKDNHPNTMGAIDLGLTTPSGISGIVSAVKQGSIDLVILLKEAIPDGIDPNKVICFDTNLTVAAKSASLAAPIQIFCETEGSFTNKNGLKQNFEKSMNPIQGLLTSAGVVELILSTMAKKMEASVGNR from the coding sequence TTGGTTAAGATAAAGATAGACGGAGTCGAATACGAAGTCGACGAAAAGAAAAACCTCATTGATGCAACAAAAGAAGTAGGAGTCGAAATTCCTTACTTCTGTTACCACCCAGCTCTGAGCATTGTCGGTATGTGCCGTATGTGCCTTATTGAGATTGAAGGGGTGCCGCGTTTACAAGCCGCATGTAATACTCCTGTAAAAGAGGGAATGGGTATCATTACAAAATCCGATCGTGTGAAAGAAGCACGAGCTGGTACAATGGAATTCCTTCTCGCCAATCATCCGTTAGACTGTCCCGTTTGTGATAAAGCTGGGGAATGTCGTTTGCAAGACAACGCCTTTGGATCAGGTACAGGTCATTCGCGTTTTGAATTCGAAAAACGAAATATCCCACAAGAAGAAATTGGAACCAATCTTATCATCAACCACAATCGATGTATTGTTTGTTATCGATGTGTTCGCTTTGAAGAAGAAAAAGTGGGAGAATCAAACCTTGGTCTTTTTGAAAGAGGAAATCATTCCATCATTGGCCTTGCAAAATCAGAACCGATAGCTCACAACTACCAAGGAGCACTTGCAGACATTTGTCCAGTAGGTGCTTTACTCAATAACAAAACACTTTTTAAATCACGTGTTTGGTGGTACAAATCACACAAATCCGTTTGTCACGGTTGTTCTACAGGTTGTAATGTAACAACGAATGTGCGAGATAACAAAATGTATCGTTACATGGTGCGTGAAAACTTTGAACAAGGAATGTTTTTTCTTTGTGACAAAGGTCGATTTGATATTGATTGGATGAATGAAAATCGTTTGTTTAGTTATTTGGAAAATGGTAAAAATTCCACATCACAAGTTGTGGTTTCCAAAATCGTTGATCGATTGAAAGAAGCCAAATCAATCGCAGTTCTCGGTGGTGCTCACGAATCCAACGAAACCTTGGAAGCACTCAAACAAAATTTGCAAACGCTCTCACGTGAGTTAGGTGGGAAATCTATCCAATGGGAAACACGTGTGACGGATGCACAAAATAAAGAAACCGAACAAGTAGACTTTTTACTTACAAAAGACAATCACCCGAATACAATGGGTGCTATTGACTTAGGGCTTACCACACCATCTGGGATTTCAGGGATTGTTTCTGCGGTAAAACAAGGATCAATTGATTTGGTGATCCTTTTAAAAGAAGCTATTCCTGATGGCATAGATCCAAACAAAGTCATCTGTTTCGATACAAATTTGACGGTTGCTGCGAAGAGCGCAAGTTTGGCGGCTCCTATTCAAATTTTTTGTGAAACAGAAGGAAGTTTTACCAATAAAAACGGCCTCAAACAAAACTTTGAAAAATCAATGAATCCGATCCAAGGGTTGTTAACTTCTGCCGGAGTAGTCGAACTCATTCTAAGCACGATGGCAAAAAAAATGGAGGCATCCGTTGGGAACCGTTAA